The following proteins are co-located in the Primulina tabacum isolate GXHZ01 chromosome 11, ASM2559414v2, whole genome shotgun sequence genome:
- the LOC142518405 gene encoding putative CCR4-associated factor 1 homolog 7 yields MDEMSELPKKNSIQIREVWNDNLEAEFALIQDIVDDYPYVAMDTEFPGVVLRPVGNFKHINEYNYQTLKDNVDMLKLIQLGLTFSDKDGNLPTCGTGTSCIWQFNFREFNVSEDVFANDSIEVLRQSGIDFKKNNEMGADVNHFSELLMSSGIVLNDNVHWVTFHSGYDFGYLLKLLTCRSLPETQAGFFELLKIYFPVVYDIKHLMKFCNSLHGGLNKLAELLEVERFGICHQAGSDSLLTSHAFMKLKDNFFSGSTERYAGVLYGLGTEEGSEK; encoded by the coding sequence ATGGATGAAATGTCAGAGTTACCGAAGAAAAATTCGATTCAAATTAGAGAGGTATGGAATGACAATCTTGAAGCAGAGTTTGCTCTGATTCAAGATATTGTCGATGATTACCCATATGTTGCTATGGATACAGAGTTTCCTGGTGTTGTTCTTCGCCCTGTGGGAAACTTTAAGCATATCAATGAGTATAATTATCAGACCTTGAAGGATAATGTTGACATGTTGAAGCTAATCCAGTTGGGTCTCACATTTTCGGATAAAGATGGGAATTTACCTACTTGTGGGACGGGAACCAGTTGCATTTGGCAATTTAATTTCCGTGAATTTAATGTGAGCGAGGATGTATTTGCAAATGATTCGATTGAAGTTTTGAGGCAATCTGGgattgattttaagaaaaataatgaAATGGGTGCTGATGTGAACCATTTTTCCGAGCTTTTGATGtcttctggaattgttttgaATGATAACGTCCATTGGGTGACGTTCCATAGCGGCTATGACTTTGGATACTTGCTTAAGCTATTGACTTGTCGAAGTTTACCCGAAACTCAAGCTGGATTCTTCGAGTTACTCAAGATTTACTTCCCAGTGGTGTACGACATCAAACATTTGATGAAATTCTGTAACAGCCTTCACGGTGGATTGAATAAGTTAGCCGAACTCCTAGAAGTAGAGAGGTTTGGGATTTGTCATCAGGCGGGTTCGGATAGTCTACTCACCTCACATGCTTTCATGAAGTTGAAAGACAACTTCTTCAGTGGCTCTACCGAGAGGTATGCCGGTGTTCTGTACGGTCTTGGTACCGAGGAGGGGTCCGAAAAATAA